CGCCCGGTGGGAACAGGCCTTCTCCCTCGACGGTGAGACCTGGGAGACCAACTGGGTGATGGAGTTCACCCGGGCGAGGTAGAGTTCCCCTCGGTGGCCAAGAGAGGACCTGGCCAACCGGGCCAGGTCCTCGGATGCGCCCATTCAGACAGGCGCCCTCCTGCCGTCAGTCCTCAGTGTTCAGGGATGACACAAGAGGTCCACACCGCAGGTCGAGGGCAAGGAGCAGGTCCCGCAGCTCGCGACTGTCCTCGAATTTCCGCACGTGTCCAGGACTGCGAGGGTGCCGCACTCCGCGCTGTTCTCCGTGCACAGCGTCGCATCATCCTGGGCAACGCAGCGGATGAGGTCCAACGCATTATTGGCAGGGGTCTCTTCCGGCGCATCCGAACGTGCATGGGCCTCCAGCGTTACCGGCCCCGACGTGGTGTGGATCACGCTCACGGACACGGTAACAGTCGTCCCAAGGGACAGGTCCCCGAGCTTGCAAGAGATGAAAGTCCCCTTGAGTGCGCAGGTCCCACTGGAAGCGGTGATGGCACCGACGCTGACGTTCGCGGGAAGGTCGATCGTCAGGCTCGCATGGTAATTCACACCCGAGCCCGCGTTGTAGACAGAGAAGGTATAGGCGGTAGCCGCACCCGCGATGGGCTGGAGCGGGGCGCTGCTGCCACTGAGTTCCAGATCGCTGATGAAGGCGCTGGGATCGCAATCATCGCCGAAGCCGTCACCATCCGTGTCTATCTGAGCGGGGTTGCTGAGTGCCGGGCAGTTGTCGGAACCGTTGACCACCCCATCGCCGTCCGTGTCGACGAGCGCCCTGTCGTCGAAGACATCATGAGTGATCTCTCGCAGGGGCGCGCCCGGGACGGCCAGAACACGGTCATAGCCCGTCTGGACTTCCAACTGGAGATTCGCCCAGTCATCTTGGCCGTGAAACGGCGTCATTCCATCCTGGAACGTATCGCCATCATCGTCGCCCTTGCAGCCAAGCTCTGACAGGATATTGATATCGCGACTGACCCCCGTATCCGTATCGTCGCTGTCCTGGTTCCAGTTGATGGGACCGGAGGCGGAGGCCACGGCGACTCCCCCCGACAGATTGCTGAAGAGCACTTTGCGTCCCGTCGGTCCCTGTACCCCCAGGGGCTCGCTCAGGGAAGTCTCGTCGAGCTTCGGCAGGGCACTGCTTGAGAAATCAAGAGGACGGTTCTCATTCAGCCCGGCCCAGCGGAACTGATGCGAGTACGACATGATGCTCAGGTAGTTCGGCTTACAGTTCCAGGGTTCATCTCCTCCATGGTCCAGTCCCAGGGAGTGCCCCAGTTCATGGAGGAACGTGGCCTTCTCCAACTCTCGCTTCATGCACTGGGGCTTCGTGTCACCCCTGCGGCAGACCCCCACCCCCGGACCGTAGGCATCATTGGCATAGGGGTTGATCACGGACAGGGGCGAAGCCGCGTGTCCCAGGGAGACAAGGATGTCATTCCCGGCAACCTCGGCGCGCCCTGTCCCGTTCTCCGAGTTGGAATGGCCAAACAACGCGTAGCGGAACGCGAGGTGTTTTGCACCCAGCACCTTCGCGCAGGACGCGCCCGCGCGCTCACTAGCCGTTCCGAAATTGCCGTCACATACACTCCGCGAGGCCCCGAACTTGACGAAGCCGAAAGTCGTCGTTGGTGACGTGGGCTCCTCCTCGAAGGACAGGGTTCCGATCTCAGGGACGTAGTCCATGTTGTCGACGAAGGCATGGAGGGCGATGCCCTGGGTGGCGAAGAAGGCGGTTGTATCCTCGAGGCCCACTGTGTCGGGCCGGTGGTAGTGGTTGGTCCCATCCATGAAGTCAATCTCCAGGAAGAGATCTCTCTGGCCAACCTTCGCCCCCAGCGCAGCGAGATCGTAATCCGTGACACCGTCATGGTCGAAGTCGATGCCATTCGTCTCCCAATGATCAGGGAGCCCGTCACGATCCGAGTCCACCCGGATACCACGAACGAGCAGTTCGCTGACCTGGGTCCCCGCATTGGTGACCGTATCCACAGCGAAGACTACTTGGTGGTCGCCAGGCTGTTGCTGGCGAGGCAGCCCATTGGAGTCGGTGGTGACATTCGACAACGCGTCGTAGGTGCTGACCTTCAGAACGGGATGACCCGCGAAGGTATCTCCCACCTGCAACACGGGAATGGGGCGATTGACGACTGGCGATTCGGCCGGAGTCTTCTGGGGATTCGATTGGAAATGAGCCTCGATCGTCCAAAGGCCTTCTCCTGCCCTGAACTCGCCCGAAGGGCTGGCGTGCGACGCACTGCCGAGGAATGAGACGACATAGCTGTCCGCATAGGGGTTGGGAGCTCCCCCGCTCGGGCTGGGAATACGTACCACGTTGACACGGGAGGTGATTGCGGCCTGGACATCCAGGGTGATATCCGCCCAGCCACCTCCGGTGAGAACACGGCCCAACTGGCCCGGGCGTCCGGTCAATCGGATGAGGTCGAGCTGGTTGTTGACACGCAGCAGGAGGAAGATGCCTGGGCCAGGCGTGGTCCCCAATCCGGCAGCCGCAGCCGCGTTGACGTTTCCGTAGAAGGCAAACGCCGTCCCGTCATCGCTGATGCCTGGCATGAGCCCGACTTCGTCGTAGTGCGTCGCTAGCGCGACGTCGAAGTTGGTGGACAGCGTGTAGTTATACGCCTTGATTCGTCCGCCTGCGGAGGCTCCCAGTGTGACCACGATGCTGCCATCGTTCGCCACCATGGGCTTGGGCGTCCGGCTCGACCCCATTTCACTGTAGGGATGGCTTCTGCCCGTCGCGAACATGTCCGGACTGACTCCCCGGTCCGCGACGAACACCGTCTTGTACTCGTCACACGGCGTCGTTGTGACGGCACAAATATCGGAGATGCTTCCGTAATCGTAGATCAGCGAATACCGCTGGGCCGTCGTTCCTCCTGTGGTCGAGGCAATGGTGACGACGGCAGGAGAACTCGGGTCGGTCTTGAACTGCCGTGCCTGGTAGACCGAACCCGATTTCTGCTGCGCGAACAGGTAACCACTGTTGTTCAGCTGGACATTCTGCCCGAACACCCTTCCCGTCAGGGGGGGCGGTGATGGCGACGGGTGTAGGGCCGAAGCCCAGGCCAGCGACGTATGGCAGTTCGTCCGTACCGATGCCGATGAAGCCCACCGTCCCCTGATCGTTGATGGAAGGACCTGCGTTGATTCCGGTCAACCCATCCGCGCCAGCCGCAGCCATGATTTTGAACTTGTAATGCTTCCCGTAAAGCGTCTCGCCTCGAACGCCCAGCGTGGCGCGCTGGGTCGAGGGAGCCGCTTCCATGGCTTGAGGGACTTCGTTGGTGGGGCCACAGGAAACAAGGGCCGAGAAGGCGAACATGCCCACCCATGCCAGCCTTTGCCCACGCCGCCACCAAGCACTGCATCTGTCGTTGCCGTTCATCCAACCTCTCATCAGGGGTACATCAGGGAGTCCGGTAGCCCGAGTCCTGCGCGGATGAGGGGGTGTCATCGGGAAGTCCCCCGTCAATCCCTGGCGGGCAATGACAAACGTACCCACCAGCATCCATCCAACGGTTCTCACAAGGGCTGTAACACAGCGGCATCAGACGCCGTTCCCCCTCGCGCCCCATGCCTGAATGGCGGACCGCATCAGGGCCCATCCTCTTCGCCCCCACGCACCCCAACGGTTGCCACAACAGGGCAAGCGTCACCACGCCAAGCACCGCGGCACAGACGCGAACGGGGCGTAACGGAGGGACAGGGATTGGGCGAGCGGACTGGCGCTCCGGGAGGACACTCATGATGGACGGTGGAGCTCTTGCCGCGAGTGGATGCGCTGCCAAGGTGCGACGGGAACCAACCTTCACAGACGCCCGGCCGCCAGGAATCCCGGCCCTTCTAGATAGTCTTTTCCTTGACTGCAATCATTTACGCCTTGGCGGAAATTTACAAACAAAACAACTTCAAGAACGGGCGGCACGAATGCAACGCTTCACATTCCACATTCAACAGGAGGAAGGCGCGATTCCACCCTCGTTCGAGAGCCGCGACGGCGCTTGAGGAGTCTACTCCCATCCTCGTGGCTGGACTTCCCGCCAGGACGTCCGCTTGAATGCGCTCATGCGCCGACTGATTGCCGCCGTCTCGCTGTTCGCCCTGGCTGGCTGCTCCTACGTGGGAGTGGGCGCGACGCCCAGGAGCCGGTTCTCGCCCCAGCCCACTGTCTCCAGCCCGGTGGTCATCCAGGTGGGCAAGTCGGACCCCGAGCCTCTCGAAGGGCCCAAGGCGGAGGAGGAGAAGCCCTCCACCGCCGTGGCCACCGATGATCCCGGCGCGACGCAGTAGCGGCTCGCGGGATTGTGAACGGACCGGCGCGGAATCGGTTCGACAGGCCGTGGCACCTCGGGAACCATCCGCGCTCCGCCGCCCGCCATCTGAAGGTGGGCCGCGCTCCGGAGTCACCCGATGAAGCCCCATGTCATCTGCCACATGATCTCGTCCATCGACGGGCGCATCGTCGTCAAGCACTGGCCCGACCCGGCGTCGATGCGCGGTGAATACGAGCGCACCGCCGACACCTTCGACGCGGATGCCTGGATGTGCGGCCGCATCACCATGGAGGACTTCGCCGCCGAAGGGTCCGTGTCCAAGCCCGCGCCTGCCTCTCCCCTGCCCCGCACGGACTTCGTCGCTCGCAAGGATGCGGAGTCCTACGCCATCGCCCTGGATGCCCATGGCAAGCTGAACTGGGAGTCCGGCGCCATCGACGATGATCACCTCGTCGCCGTGCTCACCGAGTCCGTCTCCGACGCGCACCTCGCCCACCTGCGCGAGCGCGGCGTCTCCTATGTCTTCGGCGGCAAGCAGGACATCGACTTCGCTCGCGTGCTGGAGAAGCTCGGAGACACCTTCGGCATCAAGACCGTGCTGCTGGAGGGCGGCGGCGGCATCAACGGCTCCTTCCTCGCCGCGGGCCTCATCGACGAGGTGAGCCTCCTCATTCACCCCACCGCCGACGGCCTGCCCGGCACCCCGACCCTGTTCGACCGCCCCCAGGGCTCCACCGGCGCGGGCGCCGCGCTGGAGCTCACCCACGTGGAGCGCCGCGACTCCGGCATCGTGTGGCTCCGGTACCGCGTGCGGCGCTGAGCCCTCACGGATGCACCCTGCCGAGGAAGTCCCGCGACAGCGCGACGACCTCCTCCAGGTTCGTCTCCAGCGCCCAGTGCCCACCCTCCAGCAGGTGCAGCTCCGCGTCCGGCAGGTCGCGCAGCCAGGCCCTCGCGGCAGGCTCCGGCATGTACCCATCCTGCGGCCCCCAGACGATCAACGTCGGCGGCCGGTGCTCACGCAGATACGCCTGATAGCGGGGGAACCAGCCCAGGTTCTCCTTCAGCCCTTCCATCAGGCCGACGGCGATCTCCCGTCGCTTCGGCGTCCGCATCAGCGGCCACGACAGCTTCCACAGGTCCGGGCTGATCCGTGACGCCAGCTGCGGGGCCACCTCACCCAGGAACTCGTCGCGGAAGCCTTCCTCGCTCACGGCCCCGGCCAGCTTCTCCCGCTCGGCCGCGCTGGGGTTCGCCCAGTACGCCTTCAGCGCCTGGTACTTCGGCCCGAGCACGTCCTCGTAGATGTCACCGTTCTGGAGGATCAACGCCGCCACCCGCTCCGGTGCGCGGATGGCCAGCCGCAGGCCGATCTGCGAACCGTAGTCATGCAGGTAGAGCGCGTAGCGCGTCAGGCCCACCGCCTGCGTGAAGCGCTCCAGGAACCCGGCGTAGCCGTCGAACGAATAGTCGAAGTGCTCGGGCGTGCCGCTATAGCCAAAGCCCGGGTAGTCCGGCGCGATCAGCCGCCAGCGGTCCGCGAGCGCGGGCAGGTAGTTCCGGTACTGGAACGACGAGGACGGATAGCCGTGCGGCAACAGCACCACCGGCGCGTCCACGGGACCGGCTTCCCGGTAGAAGACCTCGACCCCGTCCAGGTCGAGCGTCCGGTGATGGATGGGCGGCTGGGCCATGGGCGTGCGCTCCTTCGAAAGAGGGCACGGCCATGCTCATCCGGGAGCGCGCACCGCGGCGGGCAAAGGCCACCAGCGTGTGCGGCCCCCGACAGATGCTTCAGGGGGCGCGCAGCAGCGTGGCGGACTCGTAGAGGCTCTGCTGCTGGAAGACGCCCGCGGCGGACGTGTCCTTCTCCAGCTTGTCCTGCACGCTCTTGGGCAGCTGCGCGTAGAGGTCCTGGCCCAGCAGCCCTTCCAGCTGGTCCACCGGCACGCGCGACTGCTGGAGCAGCGGGAGGATGCCCTCCTTCTTGGACGGGCCTTCCTTCGTGTTCGGCACCATGTACGCGAACATCGACAGGTTGCCGTTGGGCAGCTCCAGGAGGACCGTCTTGAAGTTGTGCGTGGGGACCGCGATCTGCCGGTCGGCCTTCGAGCCCGTCGTCTGGAGGGACTCGGGCGGCAGCGGCTTGCCCTTGTCATCCAGGTACAGGTTGCCCGTGACGATGTAGGCCTTGCCGCCGGTCTCCTTCACCATCTCCGACACGCCGCGCTCCAGCGTGCGCCACACCTGCTGGTTGTGGTTGCCGTGCTGGGGCGCGATGTTGCTCATGTAGTGGCTTTCGTTCATCGCCGCCTGCGTGGGCGAGTCCTCGGCCGGCTTCATGTGCCCCCGGTCGAAACCGGTGTTGTTGTAGTCGGAGTCCACCACGCCACCCTGCTTCAGCTCCGGGTCGCGCACGAAGGTGCTGTCCAGCCGGCTGACGTCCGCGGGCGTCTCCTTCACGTCCGCCGCGGACAGCATGTAGCTCACGAAGGTGGGCACGTTCTTGTCCGTGTCCATCAGCGTGCGCGAGTACTCCTTCAACATGTTCAGGCCGGGCGTCGCGCCGCTGGAGCCCACGCCCTGGAGCGGATCCACCTCGCCGGCGACTTCCGCCACGCGGCTCTGGAAGGCGGCCATCTGCTGGTCGGGCACCCACTGCGTGTTCGCGGCCGTGCCCGTGCCCTTGGCCTGGTTCGCCTTGGACGCGTTGATGTAGGCCGTCAGCTCGTCCGCGGAGAGCTCACCGTCGCCGTTGCCGCCCAGGAGGTCCGCGCGCTTCGCCACGGACTGCTGCCAGGGGCTGTCGAAGCTGTCCACCTTCGCGGACTGCGCGCCCCCCGCGAGCTTCGCGTCGAGCGCCGCGCGCTGCTGCTGGAGGGCCGTGGACGTGAGGAACTGCGCGTCCGTGGGCGCGGAGAGGTACGCCTCCAGCTCCTTCGCGGACACCTGGCCGTTCGAGGCCCGGTTTCCGGCAGCGCCCTCGTCCGCCGCGTGCAGCAGGCGCCCCTGCCAGCTCTCATCCGTCCAGCCGAACTTCTGCTGGAGGTCGGAGATGGCCACCTCCTTGGTGGCGGAGCGCTTCCAGCTGCCCCCCGTGGGCGCCACGACATTGGATGCGGGCGCGCTGACGGGAGCGTCCGCCCCGGCGGGCACCGCGGTGTTCGCGGGCGCGGCGGTGGGGACAGCCGCATTCGCGGGCGTGGGGCGCGGGGTGGAGACTCGCGTCGGAATTCGCGACGACATGCGGTGAACGTCCTCGGGGCCGGCGGGGGTGATGGCGGGGAGAGGGCCCCTCTCCTTCATCGTCGGAGTGACGCGGCGCCCGGTTGCGTCACTCCGCCCTTTTTCTCAGGGGGCAGGGCGTTTTTCGGTCCGGCTGGACCCGGCTGTCACTTAATGCCGGACTTGGAGGGGGGCGGAGGGCGGTGTCCGTCGGGCCGGGCGTGCTGGACGGCGTGGACGATGCGGGCTTCGGCCTGGAGTTTTTCGACGACGGCGGCAGGCAGGCGGGCACGCTCGGCGGCGACGGCGAGGGTGATCAGGAAGGCCTCGCTGACGGGCCCCTGTGTGGAGGTGTTGCGCTCGGCGGGGGTGAAGGCGTGGGCGTCCACCACGGTGCCGGAGGCGGTGCGCACCTTCACCGGGCGCTCCTCGGTGGCCAGGGCGAGCGCGGTCTCCAGGCGGGCGAGGACGGGCCAGGACTCGGGGGCCACGGGGCGCAGGCGCCCGGACAGCCGGTGTCCGGGCGCATCCACCAGGCGTGCGACCCGGCCGCCCCAGTTGGGCACGTGCACGTCGTAGACGACGTCCACGTCCAGGGCCTCGGCGAGCTCGCCTTCGGGGAAGTCGGGCACGGGGGGCAGGCCGTGCAGGTGCCGGCTCGCCGCAGCCGGGGCCAGGTCGAGGGAGAACGCGAACCAGGGACGCGAAGCCGCGGAGCCAGATGCCATGGGGACGAGTGTCCCCGGCGCGCGGCGGTGGAACAAGGGCCGGGCCGTGAGGATCCGCGTCCGGGGGGCCAGGTGGCTCCGGGCTTTCCGGGAGCAGGTGCGCTCCCGGAAGGTCCGGCACGCTCAGAACCGCATGGCCTCCACGGCGGCCACCATCTTGCCGACGTCGTAGGCGTAGAAGCCGGCCGAGTTCAGGTTGTTGAACTCACCGATGAACAGCTCGCCTTCGTGCATGAAGACGTCCAGCGCGTAGGCGCGGTCCGGTCCCCAGGTCTCCGCCATGCGCTGCGCGAAGGCCTGGACCTCCGGCTCCACCTGGGACGAGGCCACCACGCGATCCCCCAGCTTGTAGAGCGAGCCGGTGATGACCCGGCCGTCCACGACGACCATGCGGTACTCGCGCTGGATGTGCCTGGGCGCGCTGACGGCCACCGGCGTGTCGGCGGTGACCGTCGCGTACGTGTCGAGCTTCAGGACCTGCTCGCGCCAGTGGGCGAACGCGTCCCAGGACGTGAGCATGCCGGAGAAGGCCTTGTCGTCCAGGCAGGGGCGGATGAAGAAGGGCCCCGGCTGCACAGGCACGTCCGCGAACCGGTGCACGGTGGCCTCGGCGTTCAGCAGGTGCGGGCCCAGGTGCCGCCGCCAGACGCGGAAGTCGAACTGGTCGTTGATGAAGGCGCCGGGGGTCCAGCCCTGCTCGCACGCGTAGCGGGTCAGGGAGAGCGAGCCCATCACGATGACGGGGCCGGACGGACGCACCTCGGGCTCGATGCCGCCTCCGAACGGGATGACCTTGACCAGGGTGTGCGGGATGGAGCCGTGCGCCAGGACATCCATCAACGTGTGGAAGCCCTGCTCGTTGAAGAGGTTGTTCTGGACGACCCAGTGCATGCGCGGCTCCGTGGACGATGGCCGCCGCGCGGACGTGGGAGCACGGAAGGGACTGACAGGCGGTTCACGTCACCACGGCGGCGAGGATGCGCTCGAAGAGCCAGGGAGCGCGGCCCAGCAGGCGCACCACGGGCCTGCGCAGGCGCGGGCGGCGCGCGAGCATCAACAGGCCGTGCGTGGTCCAGGCGTACTTGCGGAACACCTGCTGGAAGGTGCGCTCGTAGGGCAGCAGCGTGTCGTGGCCCGCGCCCTTCGCCAGGGCGTCCGGGAGCAGCGCGCCCAGGGACTCCGCGCAGGCGAAGGCGAGCGTGAGTCCTTCGCCGGTCAGCGCGTCCACGTAGCCGGCGGCATCACCGACGAGGGCGAAGCGATCCGCGACGCGCGTGCGGGCCACACGGGCCAGGGGGCCGGCGCCGCGGGGTTGGGAGTCCGGCTCCGCGCCGGTGAGCTTCTCCGCCAGCCGGGGGAAGCGCTCCAGCATCGAGTCGAAACCCACGCGGCCCGGCACCGTGCCGTCCTCCCACAGGAACGCGATGCCCACGCGCTCCGCTCCGGCGGGCGTCACGTAGGCCTCGACGCCGGAGGCGAAGTGCACCTCCACGTAGGGCGTCCACGGCACGCGCCGGAAGTGGCGCCGCAGTCCGTAGCGCCGGGGCACGTCCTGTTGCACCTCCAGTCCTTCGGCCTTGCGCAGCGGTGAGTTCAAGCCGTCCGCCGCGACCAGGAAGCGCGCGGACACGCGGCCTACGGGCGTCTCCAGCGTCACCCCGTCCGGCGTGCGCACGTGCGAGACGACGTGCGTGTGCTCGCGCAGGTCCACGCCTACTTCGCGCGCACGGGTCGCCAGCGCCTGGGACAGGGCCAGCCTGCGGACTCCCAGTCCACCGGGCGCGGGGAGTTTTCCTTCCGCCGTGCTGCCGTCCTCCTGCACGTAGCGGATGCCGACGAAGGGCGAGCTGTCGCTCCGGTCCAGGTGCGCGAGCGCGCCCAGCCGTTCCAGCGCCGCGAGGCCGGAGGGCATCAGGCCCTCGCCGCACGCCTTGTCCACGGGCGTGGATGCACGCTCCACCACCACCGTGTCCAGCCCACGCCGTGCCGCCGTGATGGCCACCGCGAGCCCCGCCGGACCTCCGCCCACCACGACCACGTCGTGCTGCTTCACGTGCTTGGACCTCGTCCGGTCACAGGGCGCGGCGAGCCAGAGCGGGTTCCGCGTGACATCAGCGTACGTCGTAGCCCGCGCACTGAGCCGGTCACGCGAGCACCGCCATGCTCACGAGTCGTGCTCCGCGCGCACCATCGCCAGTGCGCTCTTCGCCATCTCCACCGCGAGCCCCACCGCGCCCACCTTCTTCGGCGCCGTCAGCTCTCCGGCCAGGTATCGCCGCAGCGCCTCACTCCTTCGCAGCTTGCCGCTGGACGTGCGCGGCAGCGTCCCCGGCTCCAGCAGTCTCACCGTGTGCGGCTGCACCCCCGTGGCCTCCACCACCGCGGCGCGGATGTCCGCCTCCACCGACGCCACGTCCGCGCCCCGCTCCGCGCGCTCAGCCAGGATGAGCAACGCCTCGTCCTGGCCGCCCTCGGGCGTGAAGCCCAGCGCCACCGCGCAGCCCGTGCGCACGCCATCCACCTTGAGCAGCGGATCCTCGAAGGCCTGCGGCGCGTGGTTCGCGCCTCGGATGATGACCAGGTCCTTCGCGCGTCCCGTCAGGTACAGCTCCCCGTCCGCGCTGAAGCCCAGGTCTCCCGTGTCCAGCCAGCCCTCCTCCACCAGCGCCCGCGACGTCGCCTCCGCGTCCTCGAAGTAGCCGCGCATCACCGACGGCCCCTTCGCGAACACGCGCCCCACCTGGCGCTCCGGCAACACCGCTCCGTCCTCGCCTCGCACCTGCACCTCGAAGCCCGCCACCGGCGCGCCCACGCTCACCAGCGTGCGTGCCCCGTCACGCGCCTGCCCTTCACGCGCCAGCACGTCCGGATCCACGCCCAGCTCGCGTGGGCCCCGGCCCGCCGGTGGGAACGTCACCGCCAGCGACGCCTCCGACAAGCCATACACCGGCCGCAGCGCCCGCGCGGAGAAGCCCCACTTCTCGAACCGCTCCGCGAAGCGGCGCAGCGTGTCCGCGGACACCGGCTCCGCGCCGTTGAGCGCGTGCAGCCACCCGGACAGGTCCACGCCCTGCAGGTCCGCGTCCTTCACCCGCTTCAAACACAACCCATAGGCGAAGTTCGGCGCGGGCGACACGAAGCCCCGGTGCCTCGACAGCGCTCGCAGCCACAGCGCCGGCTTCACCAGGAACGTCTCCGGCGGAATCAGCACCAGGCTGCCCGGGTAGTACAGCGCAGAGAGCACACAGCCGATGAGCCCCATGTCGTGGTACAGCGGCAACCAGCTCACGCCCACCGGCGTCACGCCCGGAGCCACCGGCATCGCCGCCTCCAGCGCCGCCACCTGCGCCACCAGCGCCCCGTGCGTCAGCGCCACCGGCTTCGGCTCCACCGTGGAGCCGGAGGAGAACTGGATGAGCCCCAGCGCGTCGGGGGACACCTCCACCTCCAGGTCCTCGTCGCCGTGCAGCACCGCGTCCACCGTGTGACAGCCCAGCTTCGGCCGAGCCAGCGCCATGCTCGGGCCCAGGAGCAGCCGCACGCGCGTGTCCGTCAGCACCACCACCGAGCCCGTCAGCTGGAGCATGCGCGCCGTCGAGCGGTGGTACTCGTCCAGCCGCCCCAGCCGCACCGGCGGGTACAGCGGCACCGGCACCGCGCCCGCCATCAGCGCGCCGAAGTACGCATCCATGAACGCGGGCGACGTGGGCAACAGCAGCGCCACCCGGTCTCCCGGACGCACACCCAGCCTCGCCAGTCCCGCCGCCGCGCGCTTCGCCCTCCGGTAGACCTGGGCCCATGGCAGGGACGTCTCGTGCTCGGCGGCGTCCACGAACACCAGCCCCAGCGACGTGTGCGACGTCGCCTTCAGCATCGCGTTCACCGTGGCGTGCTTCAGCGCCGGCAGGGGCGGCCCCTTCACGGGTGCGCTCCCACGTCCGGCTTCGCGGCCTCGACCCGCGCCGCCACCAGCCGCGCCAGGTCCTCCACCGTCCGCACGCCCTGCGCGTCCTCCTCCGACAGCAGCACCCGGAAGCGGTTCTCCAGCCCCACCGCCAGCACCGTCAGCCCCAGGCTGTCCAGCTGCAGGTCCCGGAGCAGGTCGTGCGAGGGCTCCACCGCGCCCTCGAACTCCAGCTCCTCCCGGACAATGCGGCGGATCTCCGCCACCGCCTCCGTCACGATGTCAGCCACGGCGAACCTCCGGAATGAAGCGGGGACGGTGGGCGAAGGCCTCGGAGTACATCGCCCCGAGCGCCGCCTCCTCCGCGCGGATGCGCACATAGAGCAGCGCCGCGTTGCCCACCGTGAACACGACCGCCGTCACCCACGCCCCGTGGATGAGCGGCACGCAGAACAGCTCCAGCACCACCGCCACGTAGTTCGGATGCCGCAGGAACCGGTACGGCCCGCCCGTCACCGGCGCCAGCCCCGGCACCACGATGATGCGCGAGTTCCACCGGTCACCCAGCGTCCCGATGGCCCAGTACCGCAGCCCCTGCGCCAGCCCCGCGCCCGCCAGCGCCGCCCAGCTCCACGCGCCCCAGAAGGGCCGCTGGAGGCCGAACACCTCCGCGACGCACGCGAAGAGGAACAGCGTGTGGAATACGACCATGAACCGGTAGTGCCCCTGCCCCGTCTCCACTCCGCCCCGCGCGAAGGCCCGCGCCGCGTTGCGCTTGGAGAGCACCAGCTCCAAGAGCCGCTCCGCGATGAGCAGCCCCATGAAGCCCGCGAACAACGCCTGTGTACCGGTCACCATCGCACCAGCACCATCTCCGCGCAGAAGCCCGGGCCCATGGCCATCACCACGCCCCAGTCGCCCGGCTTCGCGTCCACCTCCTCCAGCGTCTCCCCCAGCACGAAGAGCACCGACGCGCTGGACAGGTTGCCCACCTG
This DNA window, taken from Corallococcus coralloides DSM 2259, encodes the following:
- a CDS encoding DUF11 domain-containing protein → MFGQNVQLNNSGYLFAQQKSGSVYQARQFKTDPSSPAVVTIASTTGGTTAQRYSLIYDYGSISDICAVTTTPCDEYKTVFVADRGVSPDMFATGRSHPYSEMGSSRTPKPMVANDGSIVVTLGASAGGRIKAYNYTLSTNFDVALATHYDEVGLMPGISDDGTAFAFYGNVNAAAAAGLGTTPGPGIFLLLRVNNQLDLIRLTGRPGQLGRVLTGGGWADITLDVQAAITSRVNVVRIPSPSGGAPNPYADSYVVSFLGSASHASPSGEFRAGEGLWTIEAHFQSNPQKTPAESPVVNRPIPVLQVGDTFAGHPVLKVSTYDALSNVTTDSNGLPRQQQPGDHQVVFAVDTVTNAGTQVSELLVRGIRVDSDRDGLPDHWETNGIDFDHDGVTDYDLAALGAKVGQRDLFLEIDFMDGTNHYHRPDTVGLEDTTAFFATQGIALHAFVDNMDYVPEIGTLSFEEEPTSPTTTFGFVKFGASRSVCDGNFGTASERAGASCAKVLGAKHLAFRYALFGHSNSENGTGRAEVAGNDILVSLGHAASPLSVINPYANDAYGPGVGVCRRGDTKPQCMKRELEKATFLHELGHSLGLDHGGDEPWNCKPNYLSIMSYSHQFRWAGLNENRPLDFSSSALPKLDETSLSEPLGVQGPTGRKVLFSNLSGGVAVASASGPINWNQDSDDTDTGVSRDINILSELGCKGDDDGDTFQDGMTPFHGQDDWANLQLEVQTGYDRVLAVPGAPLREITHDVFDDRALVDTDGDGVVNGSDNCPALSNPAQIDTDGDGFGDDCDPSAFISDLELSGSSAPLQPIAGAATAYTFSVYNAGSGVNYHASLTIDLPANVSVGAITASSGTCALKGTFISCKLGDLSLGTTVTVSVSVIHTTSGPVTLEAHARSDAPEETPANNALDLIRCVAQDDATLCTENSAECGTLAVLDTCGNSRTVASCGTCSLPSTCGVDLLCHP
- a CDS encoding RibD family protein; the protein is MKPHVICHMISSIDGRIVVKHWPDPASMRGEYERTADTFDADAWMCGRITMEDFAAEGSVSKPAPASPLPRTDFVARKDAESYAIALDAHGKLNWESGAIDDDHLVAVLTESVSDAHLAHLRERGVSYVFGGKQDIDFARVLEKLGDTFGIKTVLLEGGGGINGSFLAAGLIDEVSLLIHPTADGLPGTPTLFDRPQGSTGAGAALELTHVERRDSGIVWLRYRVRR
- a CDS encoding alpha/beta fold hydrolase is translated as MAQPPIHHRTLDLDGVEVFYREAGPVDAPVVLLPHGYPSSSFQYRNYLPALADRWRLIAPDYPGFGYSGTPEHFDYSFDGYAGFLERFTQAVGLTRYALYLHDYGSQIGLRLAIRAPERVAALILQNGDIYEDVLGPKYQALKAYWANPSAAEREKLAGAVSEEGFRDEFLGEVAPQLASRISPDLWKLSWPLMRTPKRREIAVGLMEGLKENLGWFPRYQAYLREHRPPTLIVWGPQDGYMPEPAARAWLRDLPDAELHLLEGGHWALETNLEEVVALSRDFLGRVHP
- a CDS encoding DNA/RNA non-specific endonuclease; amino-acid sequence: MSSRIPTRVSTPRPTPANAAVPTAAPANTAVPAGADAPVSAPASNVVAPTGGSWKRSATKEVAISDLQQKFGWTDESWQGRLLHAADEGAAGNRASNGQVSAKELEAYLSAPTDAQFLTSTALQQQRAALDAKLAGGAQSAKVDSFDSPWQQSVAKRADLLGGNGDGELSADELTAYINASKANQAKGTGTAANTQWVPDQQMAAFQSRVAEVAGEVDPLQGVGSSGATPGLNMLKEYSRTLMDTDKNVPTFVSYMLSAADVKETPADVSRLDSTFVRDPELKQGGVVDSDYNNTGFDRGHMKPAEDSPTQAAMNESHYMSNIAPQHGNHNQQVWRTLERGVSEMVKETGGKAYIVTGNLYLDDKGKPLPPESLQTTGSKADRQIAVPTHNFKTVLLELPNGNLSMFAYMVPNTKEGPSKKEGILPLLQQSRVPVDQLEGLLGQDLYAQLPKSVQDKLEKDTSAAGVFQQQSLYESATLLRAP
- a CDS encoding ATP-grasp domain-containing protein, with product MHWVVQNNLFNEQGFHTLMDVLAHGSIPHTLVKVIPFGGGIEPEVRPSGPVIVMGSLSLTRYACEQGWTPGAFINDQFDFRVWRRHLGPHLLNAEATVHRFADVPVQPGPFFIRPCLDDKAFSGMLTSWDAFAHWREQVLKLDTYATVTADTPVAVSAPRHIQREYRMVVVDGRVITGSLYKLGDRVVASSQVEPEVQAFAQRMAETWGPDRAYALDVFMHEGELFIGEFNNLNSAGFYAYDVGKMVAAVEAMRF
- a CDS encoding NAD(P)/FAD-dependent oxidoreductase — encoded protein: MKQHDVVVVGGGPAGLAVAITAARRGLDTVVVERASTPVDKACGEGLMPSGLAALERLGALAHLDRSDSSPFVGIRYVQEDGSTAEGKLPAPGGLGVRRLALSQALATRAREVGVDLREHTHVVSHVRTPDGVTLETPVGRVSARFLVAADGLNSPLRKAEGLEVQQDVPRRYGLRRHFRRVPWTPYVEVHFASGVEAYVTPAGAERVGIAFLWEDGTVPGRVGFDSMLERFPRLAEKLTGAEPDSQPRGAGPLARVARTRVADRFALVGDAAGYVDALTGEGLTLAFACAESLGALLPDALAKGAGHDTLLPYERTFQQVFRKYAWTTHGLLMLARRPRLRRPVVRLLGRAPWLFERILAAVVT